The following coding sequences are from one Deltaproteobacteria bacterium window:
- a CDS encoding DUF86 domain-containing protein, which yields MPLYDQEKMVKLVSQLRRSVARLRELGKLSEDVFIKDPDKLGSSKYHFIVAIESAIDMCNHIIARNGYRVPEDYGDTFRVMGEVGAMDGDFAEELAKMAKFRNRLVHLYWEVDDEQVYEIIQKRLDDFKKLLNSISSFLGWDDQLSRP from the coding sequence ATGCCCCTGTATGATCAAGAAAAGATGGTCAAGCTGGTCTCTCAACTCAGAAGAAGTGTTGCTCGCCTCAGGGAACTGGGCAAGCTATCCGAAGATGTATTCATTAAAGACCCCGATAAGCTTGGGAGCTCGAAATACCATTTCATAGTAGCTATTGAGTCAGCCATTGATATGTGCAACCACATCATAGCGCGCAATGGATACCGGGTTCCCGAGGACTATGGCGATACGTTCAGGGTTATGGGAGAAGTCGGCGCCATGGACGGGGATTTCGCCGAAGAGCTTGCCAAGATGGCGAAATTTCGAAATCGGTTGGTCCACCTGTACTGGGAGGTGGACGACGAGCAGGTGTACGAAATAATTCAGAAGCGTTTGGATGACTTCAAGAAACTGCTGAACTCTATTTCCAGTTTCCTGGGATGGGACGATCAACTGAGCCG